Proteins encoded together in one Formosa sp. Hel3_A1_48 window:
- a CDS encoding 3-hydroxyacyl-CoA dehydrogenase/enoyl-CoA hydratase family protein — translation MKKRRINKIAIIGSGIMGSGIACHFANIGVEVLLLDIIPNALNDKEKALGLTLEDKLVRNRLVNDALKTALKSKPSPIYSQKFAQRITTGNTEDDISKIKDADWIMEVVVERLDIKKQVFEMLEKHRTPGTLITSNTSGIPIKFMSEGRSADFQEHFCGTHFFNPARYLNLFEIIPGPKTDSSVLTFLNEYGSKFLGKTSVVAKDTPAFIGNRIGIFGIQSLFHQVKELGLSVEEIDKLTGPVIGRPKSATFRTVDVVGLDTLVHVANGIHENCPKDEAHHLFQLPDFISKMMKNNWLGSKSGQGFYKKEGKKITVLDLETLEYRDKKPAKFPTLELTKTIDNVIDRFSVLVKGKDKAGDFYRKNFAAMFAYVSNRIPEISDDLYKIDNAMKAGFGWEHGPFQIWDAIGVQKGIEIMNAEGQKPAQWVFNMLDSGSNSFYTVQNGATLAYSIEHNKQVEIPGQDAFIVLDNIRKSKEVFKNSGVVIEDLGDGILNCEFRSKMNTIGGDVLAGLNKAVDLAEQNFEGLVIGNQGANFSVGANIGMIFMMAVEQEYDELNMAIKYFQDTMMRMRYSSIPTIAAPHGMTLGGGCELSLHADKVVAAAETYIGLVEFGVGVIPGGGGSKEMAMRASDSFRKDDVELNILQEYFLTIGMAKVATSAYEAFDLGILQKGKDVVVVNKAQQIAVAKAQAKLLANQGYTKPVKRKDIKVLGKQALGMFLVGTDSMQASKYISAHDKKIANKLAYVMAGGDLSEPSLVSEQYLLDIEREAFLSLCTERKTLERIQHMLKTGKPLRN, via the coding sequence ATGAAAAAAAGAAGAATTAATAAAATTGCCATCATAGGATCTGGTATTATGGGCAGTGGAATTGCATGTCATTTTGCAAACATTGGCGTTGAAGTCCTATTGTTGGATATAATTCCAAATGCACTGAATGATAAAGAAAAAGCGCTCGGTTTAACTCTTGAGGATAAACTCGTTAGAAATCGTTTAGTAAATGATGCTCTGAAAACTGCACTAAAATCAAAACCCTCACCTATTTACAGTCAAAAATTTGCACAACGCATCACAACTGGAAATACTGAAGATGATATTTCGAAGATCAAAGATGCAGATTGGATCATGGAAGTTGTAGTGGAACGCCTAGACATCAAAAAGCAAGTGTTTGAAATGCTTGAAAAACACCGAACCCCTGGCACCTTAATTACATCAAATACATCTGGAATTCCAATAAAATTCATGAGCGAAGGGCGTAGTGCTGACTTTCAAGAACACTTTTGTGGAACTCACTTTTTCAATCCTGCACGATACCTCAACCTTTTTGAAATAATTCCTGGACCCAAAACGGATTCTTCTGTTTTAACTTTTTTAAATGAATACGGGTCAAAGTTTCTAGGAAAAACATCTGTTGTGGCTAAAGATACTCCTGCTTTTATTGGAAATAGAATTGGAATTTTTGGAATACAAAGTTTATTTCACCAGGTCAAGGAGTTGGGACTTAGTGTAGAAGAAATTGATAAACTCACCGGACCAGTAATCGGACGCCCAAAATCTGCTACCTTTAGAACTGTTGATGTGGTTGGACTCGACACTCTTGTTCACGTTGCTAATGGGATACATGAAAACTGCCCTAAAGATGAAGCTCACCACTTGTTCCAACTTCCAGATTTTATATCTAAAATGATGAAAAACAACTGGTTAGGTAGTAAATCAGGACAAGGCTTCTACAAAAAGGAAGGTAAAAAAATTACCGTTTTAGATTTAGAAACTCTAGAGTATCGTGATAAAAAACCTGCGAAATTCCCAACTCTAGAACTTACAAAAACGATTGATAATGTTATAGATCGATTTAGTGTTTTAGTTAAGGGGAAAGATAAAGCAGGTGATTTTTATAGGAAAAACTTTGCCGCCATGTTTGCTTATGTATCCAATAGAATTCCTGAAATATCAGACGATTTATACAAAATAGATAACGCCATGAAAGCTGGATTTGGATGGGAACATGGTCCTTTTCAAATATGGGATGCCATTGGAGTCCAAAAAGGAATTGAAATCATGAACGCTGAAGGCCAAAAACCAGCACAGTGGGTTTTTAATATGCTGGATTCAGGATCAAACTCTTTTTATACTGTCCAAAATGGAGCAACTCTAGCCTATTCAATTGAACATAACAAACAAGTTGAAATACCAGGGCAAGATGCATTTATTGTTTTAGATAATATTAGAAAATCAAAAGAGGTCTTTAAAAATTCTGGAGTGGTTATTGAAGATTTAGGTGATGGTATCCTGAATTGCGAATTCAGATCAAAAATGAATACTATAGGTGGTGATGTTTTAGCTGGACTAAATAAAGCTGTAGATTTAGCAGAACAGAATTTTGAAGGCTTAGTGATTGGTAATCAAGGAGCTAATTTTTCAGTTGGCGCTAACATCGGTATGATTTTTATGATGGCCGTGGAGCAAGAATACGATGAGCTTAATATGGCGATCAAATACTTTCAAGATACTATGATGCGGATGCGCTACTCCTCTATCCCAACAATTGCTGCACCACATGGAATGACATTGGGTGGCGGTTGTGAGTTGTCTTTACACGCCGACAAAGTGGTTGCGGCTGCAGAAACTTATATTGGTTTGGTCGAATTTGGAGTTGGTGTGATTCCAGGTGGGGGTGGCTCAAAAGAAATGGCCATGCGTGCATCAGACTCCTTTCGTAAAGATGATGTAGAACTCAATATACTACAAGAGTATTTTCTAACAATTGGGATGGCTAAAGTAGCAACATCAGCTTATGAGGCTTTTGATTTGGGTATTCTCCAAAAAGGAAAAGATGTGGTCGTGGTTAATAAAGCCCAACAAATTGCTGTAGCAAAGGCACAAGCAAAACTTCTTGCTAATCAAGGCTACACAAAACCTGTTAAACGAAAAGATATTAAAGTTCTTGGAAAACAAGCCCTTGGAATGTTTTTAGTTGGGACAGATTCTATGCAAGCAAGTAAATATATAAGTGCCCACGATAAAAAAATTGCAAATAAACTAGCCTATGTAATGGCTGGGGGAGATTTGTCTGAGCCGAGTTTGGTTAGTGAGCAATATTTATTAGATATAGAACGCGAAGCATTTTTAAGCCTTTGTACAGAGCGTAAAACATTGGAACGAATACAGCACATGTTAAAAACTGGTAAACCCCTTAGAAACTAA
- a CDS encoding MarR family winged helix-turn-helix transcriptional regulator codes for MKEKTIDYVLRNTWLAVQKMYNEEASKFGATMTTAFTLLSIDPTKGTPSTALGPKMGMEATSLSRILKTLEERELIVRRPNPEDGRGVLINLTAKGLEKRESSRQRVFTFNDKVKHEIGSDKLNEFYDVSEKILDMIQTKKIF; via the coding sequence ATGAAAGAAAAAACAATCGATTATGTACTGCGTAACACATGGTTAGCAGTTCAAAAAATGTACAATGAAGAAGCATCAAAATTTGGAGCTACTATGACAACCGCTTTTACGTTATTGAGCATCGACCCTACTAAAGGAACACCCTCAACAGCATTGGGTCCAAAAATGGGAATGGAAGCTACTAGCCTATCAAGGATTTTAAAGACTCTGGAAGAGCGTGAACTCATTGTTCGCCGCCCTAATCCAGAAGATGGCCGTGGTGTGTTGATAAATCTAACAGCCAAAGGCTTAGAGAAGAGAGAGAGTTCCCGCCAACGCGTATTCACTTTCAACGACAAAGTAAAACATGAAATAGGCAGTGATAAATTGAATGAATTTTATGATGTTTCCGAAAAAATATTAGATATGATTCAAACTAAAAAAATATTTTAA
- a CDS encoding AMP-dependent synthetase/ligase, which produces MTKITRLFDFPYYQLEQHNLSAALVSKKNGEWVKTSTQEYIDKANALSRALLKLGVKKDDKIAVISTTNRTEWCIVDIGVLQIGAQNIPIYPTISSDDYAYVLNHSEATYCFVSDQEVYDKVAKVKADTKLKEVYSFDELIECKNYTELFDLGKDTSTQSDVEKRKAEVQEEDLATIIYTSGTTGKPKGVMLTHHNIVQNILTSLPRLPLMEGTTRVLSFLPLCHIFERVLIYIYQHAGVSVYFAESIETIGANAQDIKPNLMSVVPRLLEKVFNKIYAKGSELSGVKKSLFFWAIKLGERYVPYKANGWWYEFQLKIARKLIFSKWQAALGGKLHTMVSGSAALHPRLSRIFCASGMMIMEGYGLTETSPVVSVGMHANQLFKIGTVGKPISNVEVKIAEDGEILIKGPNVMKGYYKDPERTASVMSGDYFHTGDKGEIDADGFLKITGRKKEMFKTSGGKYIIPTLIENELKESNFIEQVMVIGENQKMPAALIQLNFEFIQEWIERKNYDINKDAESIITSSLVKERIQQEIDTCNKRFGKWEQIKRFELTPDVWSIDGGHLTPTMKMKRSVIIKHYDALVQNIYAD; this is translated from the coding sequence CGTGCATTACTTAAACTTGGGGTAAAAAAAGACGATAAAATCGCCGTTATCTCTACAACGAACCGCACCGAATGGTGTATTGTAGATATTGGTGTTTTACAGATTGGAGCTCAAAATATCCCAATCTACCCCACAATTTCTTCTGATGATTACGCATATGTACTCAATCACAGTGAGGCCACATATTGCTTTGTTTCAGATCAAGAAGTATACGATAAAGTAGCAAAAGTTAAAGCGGATACCAAACTCAAAGAAGTATACAGTTTTGATGAATTAATTGAATGCAAAAATTATACTGAGCTTTTTGATTTGGGTAAAGACACTAGCACCCAAAGTGATGTAGAAAAAAGAAAAGCCGAAGTCCAAGAAGAAGATTTAGCTACAATTATTTACACGTCGGGCACAACGGGAAAACCGAAAGGGGTTATGCTCACCCACCACAATATTGTACAAAATATTTTAACCAGCTTACCAAGATTACCCCTAATGGAGGGCACGACACGGGTCTTGAGTTTCTTGCCCTTGTGTCATATTTTTGAGCGCGTACTAATATACATTTATCAACACGCCGGTGTATCGGTATATTTCGCAGAAAGTATAGAAACAATCGGTGCAAATGCACAAGATATTAAGCCTAATCTAATGAGTGTTGTTCCACGACTATTAGAAAAAGTATTTAATAAAATTTATGCAAAAGGTAGCGAATTAAGCGGAGTCAAAAAATCATTATTTTTCTGGGCTATCAAACTAGGAGAACGCTATGTACCCTATAAGGCTAATGGATGGTGGTATGAATTTCAACTTAAAATCGCTAGGAAACTTATTTTTAGTAAATGGCAAGCCGCTCTTGGTGGAAAATTACACACAATGGTGTCAGGAAGTGCGGCATTACACCCTCGCCTATCGCGAATCTTTTGCGCCTCTGGAATGATGATTATGGAAGGATACGGGCTCACCGAAACCTCTCCTGTAGTAAGTGTAGGTATGCATGCAAATCAACTATTCAAAATTGGAACGGTAGGAAAACCTATATCTAACGTTGAAGTAAAAATAGCCGAGGACGGAGAAATTCTGATAAAAGGACCAAATGTAATGAAAGGATACTATAAAGATCCTGAACGCACAGCTTCAGTGATGAGTGGCGATTATTTTCATACGGGAGATAAAGGTGAAATTGATGCGGACGGTTTTTTAAAAATTACCGGACGTAAAAAAGAAATGTTCAAAACTTCTGGAGGTAAATACATTATTCCGACACTAATTGAAAATGAACTAAAAGAATCAAATTTCATAGAACAGGTAATGGTTATTGGTGAAAATCAAAAAATGCCTGCCGCTTTGATACAACTTAACTTTGAATTCATACAAGAGTGGATTGAAAGAAAAAACTACGATATCAACAAAGATGCAGAATCAATAATAACATCATCTTTAGTTAAAGAGCGTATTCAACAAGAAATCGATACTTGCAATAAACGATTTGGTAAATGGGAACAAATCAAAAGATTTGAACTTACCCCAGATGTTTGGTCAATTGATGGAGGACATCTTACGCCAACCATGAAAATGAAAAGAAGCGTCATCATAAAACACTACGACGCCCTTGTTCAGAATATTTACGCTGATTAA